The genomic stretch GTGGTCCCCGAGATGAACACGGACAGCCGTGCCCCGCCGTATGTGCCCACCATGGTCACGGCGCCGAAGACGATGGCCGCTCGGAACTGGACGTTGCCCTGGCGCCAGTGGCTCGCCGCGCCGACCAGGCTGGTGACGCCCACCACGGCCAGTCCCATGGCGATGGACTCCTTGGCGCCAAAGCCCAGGACGTACACGAGGATGGGGACGGTGAGGATGGAGCCGCCGCCGCCGAGCAGGCCGAGCGACAGCCCCATGAGCGCCGCGAGGGAGAAGCCGAACAGGTGCATGGTGTCCAATCCGGCGTGACGCGTGCTCAGCCCTGGGGCTGGGCAACCGGCGTCGCGCGCACGGCGAGCATCCCGCCCGCCAGGTTGTACAGATGTCGGAAGCCGCTCCGGGCGAGCATCCGCGCGGCCTGCTCGGAGCGTCCGCCGGAGCGGCAGATGAGCAGCAGGGGGGCCTGCCGCGCCCACCCGCCGAGGGTGGCCTCGAGCGTCCCCAGCGGGACGAGCTCGGCCCCGGGAAGATGGCCCAGGGGGCCGGTGAACTCGTCCGGCTCTCGCACGTCGATGAGTCGTGTCCCTGGGGCGAGCGTGGCGAGCTGGGTGGGCGTGATGTCCAGATAGGGGCGAGGTGTCATGGTCGGAGTTCCCGCGAAGAGACCTGGAACTCAGGCCTCCGGATGGGGGAGCTGTCCACAGGCGCGGTTGGCCGGAACGGCGACGTCGAGCTTCCGGGGCTTGGGCAGGTGGAGGTTCTCCATGACGTGGATGAACTCCGCCTCGCTCCTGCCGGCCACGCGGGGGTTGTGTCGCTTCTCCTCCGCGATGCTCGTCACCGTGCGCCCCTGATAGTCATGAGCGGGGTAGACGAGCGTCTCGTCGGGAAGGGAGAAGAGGACGCGCGTGAGGCTCTCGTAGAGCTGGCGCGCGTTCCCGTTCTGGAAGTCGGTGCGGCCATTGCCGCGCACGAGCAGGGCATCTCCCGTGAAGACGCGGTCGCCGAGCAGATAGCTGATGCTGTCGTCCGTGTGCCCCGGGGTGGCGAGCACCCGGAAGACGAGCTGACCGACGCGTACCTCGTCCCCGTGACGCACCTGCACGTCGGCGCAACCCGCGCCACCCACGCTCCCTACCACCGTGGCTCGCGTGCGCTCGCGCAGCACTCCGGACGCGGTGATGTGGTCGGCGTGGACATGGGTGTCGAGGACGTGGGTGAGCGTGAGGTCCAGCTCGGCCACCAGCTTCAAGTCGCGATCGGCCTGCTCCAGGACGGGGTCGATGAGGACGGCCTGCCGCGTGGCCTCGTCGCCGATGAGGTAGGTGTACGTCGAGGACTCGGAGTCGAAAAGCTGTCGGAAAATCATGTCGAAGCCTCCTGTCCATGAGAGTCCAGGGCCCGCCCAAAGGATTCTGTCCGCGTCGGTGAATCCGCGTCCCCGCTCCCTGGCTCTCACGCGACATGCGTTCTCCCAGCCCACCCCGCCCCTGGAGCGGGACGTTCATCGGACCTCGCCGCTCTCCCTGGATTCGTGCCGGTGGACCAGCCGCCGGCGCGATGGGCGCACGGCGGGCCTCCCGCGCGGTGATGGCGCCGGGGGGCTCGGGAAGGAGAGTGCTCGCCTGGTCGTGTCCCGGG from Myxococcus stipitatus encodes the following:
- a CDS encoding rhodanese-like domain-containing protein, with the protein product MTPRPYLDITPTQLATLAPGTRLIDVREPDEFTGPLGHLPGAELVPLGTLEATLGGWARQAPLLLICRSGGRSEQAARMLARSGFRHLYNLAGGMLAVRATPVAQPQG
- a CDS encoding MBL fold metallo-hydrolase, yielding MIFRQLFDSESSTYTYLIGDEATRQAVLIDPVLEQADRDLKLVAELDLTLTHVLDTHVHADHITASGVLRERTRATVVGSVGGAGCADVQVRHGDEVRVGQLVFRVLATPGHTDDSISYLLGDRVFTGDALLVRGNGRTDFQNGNARQLYESLTRVLFSLPDETLVYPAHDYQGRTVTSIAEEKRHNPRVAGRSEAEFIHVMENLHLPKPRKLDVAVPANRACGQLPHPEA